One window of Paludibacter propionicigenes WB4 genomic DNA carries:
- a CDS encoding MATE family efflux transporter: MKASNKIIFNTGVLYVRMIITAVLSLLATRWVLKALGSEDYGIFNLVAGVILMLSFLNTAMSVATQRFLSFAIGEGNETKLRQTFYYSLILHLFIGIAIIILFEIGGYFLLYNFLKIPEGKTSLAFFVLHCLSVSTFFTIISVPYQSVINSFENMTFLAFTDVLESILKFLSAFLLIQYLGNRLELYSVLIMSISVLTMIITRVYCFKRYAEVTKLKITKITDYKQFKVIASYAGWNLIGAVGVIAKGQGIAIIMNLFLGVIANAAYGIANQVNGQMSFFSNTILRAIQPQIIKSEGAKNRSRMLELSLSACKFPTLMMSCLVIPIIIKMDYILHLWLSKIPDNSVIFCTLILIYTLIYQFYHGLELSIHAYGKIKWFQITTYSIQIMVIPIGYLLLYFGYKASSILICSIVAGVVNLFVTVYFAKKYCDLDYKYYFNKVLIPISVLIAFNVLFSYFISQFFEKFSNNLISLCVVFMSNTFIICAVGYLCILTDKERNIINELALKIKSILK, encoded by the coding sequence ATGAAAGCAAGTAATAAAATTATTTTCAATACAGGTGTGCTTTATGTAAGAATGATAATTACAGCGGTACTCTCACTCCTTGCTACAAGGTGGGTTTTAAAGGCACTCGGTAGTGAGGATTATGGGATCTTTAATCTTGTTGCTGGAGTGATCTTAATGTTATCTTTTTTGAATACTGCAATGTCAGTTGCAACGCAACGATTTTTATCTTTTGCTATAGGGGAAGGAAATGAAACAAAATTAAGACAAACGTTTTATTACAGTTTGATTTTGCATTTATTTATTGGGATTGCTATTATAATTTTATTTGAAATTGGAGGATATTTTCTTTTATATAATTTTTTGAAAATACCAGAAGGGAAAACGAGTCTTGCATTTTTTGTTTTGCATTGCTTATCTGTGAGTACATTTTTTACTATCATATCAGTACCTTACCAGTCCGTAATTAATTCATTTGAAAATATGACATTCCTAGCATTTACAGATGTGTTGGAATCAATTTTAAAATTTCTGTCAGCATTTCTTCTAATTCAATATTTAGGAAATAGATTGGAGCTATATTCAGTTTTAATTATGTCTATAAGTGTTTTGACAATGATTATTACCCGGGTTTATTGTTTCAAAAGATATGCTGAGGTTACAAAGTTGAAAATTACAAAAATAACTGACTACAAGCAATTTAAAGTAATCGCATCTTATGCTGGTTGGAACTTAATCGGAGCTGTAGGGGTAATAGCTAAGGGTCAGGGTATAGCAATTATAATGAATTTATTCTTAGGAGTAATTGCTAATGCTGCGTATGGAATTGCCAATCAAGTAAACGGGCAAATGAGTTTTTTTTCTAATACAATACTTAGAGCCATTCAGCCACAAATAATAAAAAGTGAAGGTGCTAAAAATCGTTCCAGAATGTTAGAACTTAGCCTGTCTGCTTGTAAATTTCCGACATTAATGATGTCTTGTTTAGTAATACCAATAATTATTAAAATGGACTACATTTTGCATTTATGGTTAAGTAAAATACCAGATAATTCTGTGATTTTTTGTACATTAATTCTTATTTATACATTAATATATCAGTTTTATCATGGGTTAGAACTATCAATCCATGCGTATGGAAAGATTAAATGGTTTCAGATAACAACTTATTCCATTCAAATTATGGTAATTCCGATAGGTTATTTACTATTATATTTTGGCTATAAAGCATCATCAATATTAATTTGTTCAATAGTTGCAGGTGTTGTTAATTTATTTGTGACCGTCTATTTCGCAAAAAAATATTGTGATTTGGATTACAAATATTATTTCAACAAAGTGTTAATTCCTATCAGTGTTTTAATTGCATTTAATGTTTTATTCAGCTATTTTATATCACAATTCTTCGAAAAATTTAGCAATAACTTGATTTCTTTATGTGTCGTTTTCATGAGTAATACTTTTATCATATGTGCAGTTGGATATTTGTGTATTTTAACTGATAAAGAAAGGAATATAATCAATGAACTAGCTTTGAAAATTAAATCAATTCTAAAATGA
- a CDS encoding O-antigen polymerase — MSQSIQESIYLIFSNVLFLIPLLYYLIKIKRLNELLYIFIIWFLFSIFSVLYNSSNAAYSSYKSTITLAPIIYIYVCFLITVSPLFKINSNNIQYIKSPSNLFLYIIYFISIIAYLPFIENIFHLLTSGFSNFGSIYESRDNLDFDPRAHMSFLGARFNSILIWMQFVTPSFLFIYLSKFKVNIIIAIGLIFAAFNSSILGLCSGSRGIATATILNVAYCYLLFKNFLPIFINKIIRLSLLFIGTLFVLGLFWATLSRFGDHGIYNSDNTILDWIYRYLGEGLVNFYKDGWSTTSFTNGQNSFYQLFGDKRNIMLLEKITHIRMYVFYTSFGDLLIDFGPFATLLILLSIAFLIRRISIRKGCINPFDLVYINLYSYSIFMGLFTFSYINSTYILIFSIIITYILKIQVKYNFHG; from the coding sequence ATGAGTCAATCAATACAAGAATCTATATATCTCATTTTTAGCAATGTTTTATTTTTAATTCCATTGTTGTATTATTTGATAAAGATTAAACGGTTGAATGAATTACTATATATCTTTATTATATGGTTCTTATTTTCAATATTTTCCGTTTTGTACAATTCCTCAAATGCTGCCTATAGCTCTTATAAATCAACAATAACTCTTGCTCCAATTATATATATATATGTTTGCTTTTTAATAACAGTCAGTCCTTTGTTTAAAATTAATTCGAATAATATTCAATATATAAAATCACCATCTAATCTATTCTTATACATTATATATTTTATATCTATTATTGCATATCTCCCTTTTATTGAAAATATCTTTCATTTATTAACTAGTGGATTTAGTAATTTTGGTAGTATTTATGAGTCGCGAGATAATTTAGATTTTGATCCAAGAGCTCATATGTCTTTTTTAGGAGCTCGCTTTAATTCTATACTTATATGGATGCAATTTGTTACCCCTTCGTTTCTCTTTATATATTTATCTAAATTTAAAGTCAATATTATTATAGCCATTGGTTTGATTTTTGCGGCTTTTAACTCTTCTATTCTTGGATTATGTAGTGGATCAAGAGGTATTGCAACTGCTACAATTTTGAATGTTGCATATTGTTACTTGTTATTTAAAAACTTTCTTCCAATATTCATTAATAAAATTATTAGATTATCCCTTTTGTTCATCGGAACATTGTTTGTTTTAGGATTATTTTGGGCAACATTAAGCAGGTTTGGTGATCATGGCATATACAATTCTGATAACACAATACTTGATTGGATATACAGATATTTAGGAGAGGGACTGGTCAACTTTTACAAAGATGGGTGGAGTACAACTAGTTTTACTAATGGTCAAAATTCCTTTTATCAACTTTTTGGTGATAAGAGAAATATTATGTTATTAGAAAAAATAACTCATATCAGAATGTATGTTTTTTATACTAGTTTCGGTGATTTGCTTATAGATTTTGGCCCATTCGCCACTTTATTAATACTGTTGTCAATAGCTTTTTTAATTCGAAGAATTAGTATAAGGAAAGGTTGTATTAACCCGTTTGATTTAGTATACATTAATTTGTATTCGTATTCTATTTTTATGGGCTTATTCACATTTTCCTACATAAATAGTACTTATATTCTTATTTTCTCAATCATTATTACATACATTTTAAAAATACAAGTAAAGTATAATTTTCATGGATAA
- a CDS encoding glycoside hydrolase family 99-like domain-containing protein produces MDKNIKILAYYLPQYHPIPENDEWWGKGFTEWTNVGKAKALFKGHYQPKVPADLGYYDLRLPEVRQEQTLLAKEAGVDAFCYWHYWFGNGQRLLENVFDEVLKTGKPDFPFCLAWANHSWFSKNWNNDGSSTNNILIEQQYPGIDDAKLHFDYLAKAFSDSRYVRVDDCPFLLIFDPVSIPEQYLKLFNAWAKDIGFDKGLYLVANIVHPNITKDSMLQKGFNAVTYQRLGGSSSSVINDMGRIGRGLFRIAKGLKGLLLHRPPRITDYRKYYKFLVDKSEDACEDVLPTIVPNWDHTPRSGWNGTLFVHATPEYFRKHVDEVLDIVHKKSPERRVVMLKSWNEWGEGNYMEPDLVFGKAYIRALRDAIDCLNSIESNNEF; encoded by the coding sequence ATGGATAAAAACATAAAGATATTGGCTTATTATTTACCTCAATACCATCCCATTCCAGAGAATGATGAATGGTGGGGAAAGGGTTTTACAGAATGGACAAATGTAGGTAAGGCAAAAGCTTTATTTAAAGGTCATTATCAACCGAAAGTTCCTGCAGATTTAGGCTATTACGATTTAAGGTTGCCTGAGGTAAGACAAGAGCAAACATTGTTAGCAAAAGAGGCGGGTGTAGATGCTTTTTGCTATTGGCATTATTGGTTTGGTAATGGACAGCGGTTACTTGAGAATGTTTTTGACGAGGTTTTAAAAACAGGAAAACCTGATTTTCCTTTCTGTTTAGCTTGGGCAAACCATTCTTGGTTTTCGAAAAATTGGAATAATGATGGCTCTTCAACGAATAATATTTTAATTGAACAACAATATCCTGGAATAGATGATGCTAAGTTACATTTTGATTATTTAGCTAAAGCATTTTCAGACAGTCGATATGTAAGAGTTGATGATTGTCCATTTCTGTTAATATTTGATCCTGTTTCAATACCAGAGCAATATTTGAAGTTGTTTAATGCATGGGCTAAAGATATTGGCTTTGATAAAGGACTATATTTGGTTGCTAATATTGTTCACCCAAATATAACAAAAGATAGTATGTTGCAAAAAGGATTTAATGCAGTTACATATCAGAGATTGGGTGGCAGCTCTAGTTCAGTAATAAATGATATGGGAAGGATAGGTCGTGGTTTATTTCGTATCGCAAAAGGATTGAAAGGTTTATTGCTTCATAGACCACCAAGAATAACTGATTATCGAAAATATTATAAATTTTTGGTAGATAAAAGCGAAGATGCTTGTGAAGATGTATTGCCTACAATTGTTCCTAATTGGGATCATACACCAAGAAGTGGTTGGAATGGCACATTGTTCGTTCATGCAACTCCAGAATATTTCAGAAAACATGTTGATGAAGTCTTAGATATTGTGCATAAAAAGTCGCCTGAACGTCGTGTTGTTATGCTTAAGTCTTGGAATGAATGGGGTGAAGGCAATTACATGGAACCTGATTTAGTATTTGGGAAAGCTTATATTCGTGCATTAAGAGATGCAATTGATTGTTTAAACTCAATAGAAAGTAATAATGAATTTTAA
- a CDS encoding glycosyltransferase family 4 protein, whose protein sequence is MKKIYWITGDYFLDVDMSLIPFLKSKNIDVEWTILKTLGSKVEIVNNLSSNMDICVLHSRNMSINIIKEYVALIKKINKIRPDVLYVNFFGMPFFYPILYWMLNRNIKIVHAAHNVIPYDGWPNKRVMTWYVNYVLKGRAVLHIFSEHLKYYLNSKYPNKKYFYAPLVIKDYGCVKSDNYNFDLDKLKILFFGNVKNNKRLDLAIKSLCLLPDYTSRKIQLIIAGSCDNQEYYSKMIDNHPSIITFFERIPDNHIPELFTKVDFLLLPYENVAQSGPLMIAFNYNLPVIASDIDGFKEHITHGINGLLFRNGDVDSLREVLVEAARMDNHTYEQMKNEIHRNVISKYSLEAVSLSYIDFFKMI, encoded by the coding sequence ATGAAAAAAATTTATTGGATAACGGGCGATTACTTCTTAGATGTGGATATGAGTCTAATTCCGTTTTTAAAAAGTAAAAATATTGATGTAGAATGGACTATTCTTAAAACACTTGGAAGTAAAGTAGAAATAGTTAATAATTTAAGTTCCAATATGGATATCTGTGTGTTACACAGTAGGAATATGTCGATAAATATCATAAAGGAATATGTAGCCTTAATTAAAAAGATAAATAAGATAAGACCCGATGTTCTTTACGTAAATTTTTTTGGAATGCCATTCTTTTACCCTATTTTATATTGGATGTTAAATAGAAATATTAAAATAGTTCACGCCGCGCATAATGTTATACCATATGATGGGTGGCCAAATAAACGTGTGATGACTTGGTATGTAAATTATGTTCTTAAGGGAAGAGCTGTTTTGCATATCTTTTCCGAACATTTAAAATATTACTTAAACTCAAAATATCCTAATAAGAAATATTTTTATGCTCCATTAGTAATAAAGGATTATGGTTGTGTGAAATCAGATAACTATAATTTTGATTTAGACAAGTTGAAGATTTTATTCTTTGGAAATGTAAAAAATAACAAAAGACTTGATTTGGCAATTAAATCTTTATGTCTACTACCTGATTATACGTCAAGAAAAATACAGTTGATAATAGCCGGTTCATGTGATAATCAAGAATATTACTCTAAAATGATTGATAATCATCCCTCGATAATCACTTTCTTTGAACGTATTCCAGACAATCATATTCCCGAACTTTTCACGAAAGTAGACTTCTTACTGCTGCCATATGAAAATGTAGCTCAAAGTGGACCACTTATGATAGCATTTAATTATAACCTTCCGGTTATAGCATCTGATATAGATGGCTTCAAGGAACACATAACACACGGAATAAATGGATTACTTTTTAGAAATGGGGATGTAGATTCATTAAGAGAAGTTTTAGTGGAAGCAGCACGAATGGATAATCATACTTATGAACAAATGAAAAATGAAATTCATAGGAACGTAATTTCTAAGTATTCTTTGGAGGCCGTCTCTTTAAGCTATATCGATTTTTTTAAAATGATTTAA
- a CDS encoding nitroreductase family protein: MINKEKIKNNRLVVSIRLFIEMLYDYKRLINNIGAIGIEKDREKFYANILIGIHSIEKGLSLPEPRAGFGKLKILNVLSLMRSYKEYYGYDNLFDLAKPVFDAYISFSGEKTDREIVNRYNDLFENFSPELSCLGGTMQVSKIDIFKYSKVDFATFCDKRFSVRDFSGLLVDLDLIKEAVRIASKSPSACNRQPWHIYAFRDIIIKSELLDWQLGNKGFGNTIDTALLITCNLKSYFINESHQAYVDGGLYAMTLMYALHSLGLGTIPLTVAMMSSKTKILYRKFGVKENEVPIVLIGVGHLKDIFNVAISERFAYSNYLTII, from the coding sequence ATGATAAATAAGGAAAAAATAAAAAACAATCGACTAGTCGTATCTATTCGTCTATTCATTGAAATGCTCTATGATTATAAACGGTTAATAAATAATATAGGAGCTATAGGTATTGAAAAAGATAGAGAAAAGTTCTATGCCAATATTCTTATTGGTATTCATAGTATAGAAAAAGGGTTATCATTACCCGAACCTAGAGCAGGATTTGGTAAATTGAAAATTCTGAATGTTTTATCGCTTATGCGTTCTTATAAAGAATACTATGGGTATGATAATCTTTTTGATTTAGCAAAACCTGTTTTTGACGCTTACATCTCTTTTTCTGGTGAAAAGACTGATCGTGAAATTGTGAATAGGTACAATGATCTATTTGAAAATTTCTCTCCTGAACTTTCTTGTTTAGGTGGAACAATGCAAGTCTCAAAGATTGATATTTTTAAATATTCGAAGGTAGATTTTGCGACTTTTTGTGACAAGAGGTTTTCCGTAAGAGATTTTTCTGGATTGCTCGTTGATTTAGATTTAATAAAGGAAGCTGTGAGAATAGCTTCAAAAAGCCCTTCAGCATGTAATCGTCAACCTTGGCATATATATGCTTTCCGAGATATAATTATAAAAAGTGAACTTCTTGATTGGCAATTAGGTAATAAAGGCTTTGGAAATACTATTGACACAGCTTTATTGATAACATGTAATTTAAAAAGCTATTTTATAAATGAATCTCATCAAGCTTATGTCGATGGAGGTTTATATGCTATGACACTTATGTATGCTTTACATTCTCTAGGATTAGGTACTATTCCTTTGACTGTGGCAATGATGAGTTCAAAGACAAAAATTTTATATAGAAAGTTTGGAGTAAAGGAAAATGAGGTTCCAATTGTTCTTATTGGCGTTGGACATTTGAAAGATATATTTAATGTTGCAATTTCAGAAAGATTTGCATATAGCAACTATTTGACAATTATTTAG
- a CDS encoding polysaccharide pyruvyl transferase family protein — MRILVITFSRGVNPGTFIQAFGVQTGLRKIFPDSEIVFLNFPDFKRGNQMARSGKISIKTYIFQKGAAAYRMLRYKMLEQKYFIYTKQKVDMFNYDVTSINFIKSYDLVVIGSDTILEEVTGSKGQIGLNWMPLNVPKVYFAASASPANFEVNQDLMEVASMALHIGVRDDLTIDLFVNRLGLSKDMVLKQPDPSYFLDLSLFDLKPKHRNLFKREERYVLYNFNSGFPYRKELADILRKLGYNVVSTAYNPYADICLDKLDAMEWAGVFRYIDLSVTERFHDSVFTLRNCKPVIAIDWEKKRFSKNGNSKTLGILSDYGLEKYHVNLKEYEHLDIVRKLILDSILIDRDSIQIMNNKYIDYARNLLYVIKSKI; from the coding sequence ATGAGGATACTAGTTATTACTTTTTCGAGAGGTGTCAATCCTGGAACGTTTATTCAAGCTTTTGGGGTACAAACAGGTCTAAGAAAAATTTTTCCTGACTCGGAAATTGTATTTTTGAATTTTCCTGATTTTAAACGAGGAAATCAAATGGCTCGTTCCGGTAAGATTTCAATAAAAACATATATATTTCAAAAAGGAGCAGCTGCTTATCGTATGCTTAGGTATAAGATGCTTGAGCAAAAATATTTCATTTATACAAAACAAAAAGTTGATATGTTTAATTATGATGTTACATCCATCAACTTTATAAAGTCGTATGATTTAGTTGTTATTGGGAGTGATACCATACTAGAAGAGGTGACTGGAAGTAAAGGGCAAATTGGTTTAAATTGGATGCCATTGAATGTCCCTAAAGTTTATTTTGCAGCGAGTGCTTCTCCAGCTAACTTTGAAGTTAATCAGGATTTAATGGAGGTTGCATCTATGGCATTGCATATTGGAGTTCGAGATGATCTTACCATTGATTTATTTGTAAATAGATTAGGCTTATCTAAAGATATGGTTCTTAAGCAACCTGATCCTTCTTATTTTTTGGATTTATCTCTTTTTGATCTCAAACCTAAACATCGGAATCTGTTTAAGAGAGAAGAACGGTATGTATTGTATAATTTCAATTCAGGCTTTCCTTATAGAAAAGAGTTGGCAGATATTTTAAGAAAATTGGGTTACAATGTTGTTTCAACGGCATATAATCCTTATGCTGATATTTGTTTGGACAAGCTTGACGCTATGGAATGGGCTGGCGTTTTCAGGTATATTGATTTATCTGTTACAGAAAGATTTCATGATTCAGTTTTCACACTTCGAAATTGTAAACCAGTTATAGCTATAGATTGGGAAAAGAAAAGATTCTCAAAAAATGGTAATTCAAAAACTTTAGGGATTTTGTCAGATTACGGACTTGAAAAATATCATGTAAATCTAAAAGAATACGAACATTTGGATATTGTTAGAAAATTAATATTGGATTCAATTCTAATAGATCGAGATAGCATTCAGATAATGAATAATAAATACATTGATTACGCAAGGAATTTATTATATGTTATAAAGTCAAAAATATAA